The following nucleotide sequence is from Trifolium pratense cultivar HEN17-A07 linkage group LG2, ARS_RC_1.1, whole genome shotgun sequence.
TGACTTTCTTGTTGACCACTCGATGGCTGAGACCCCAATAACATATGTAGAACATGAACCTTGGATGTTGTACTTTgatggctcgaagcacaaacatggtacaggaattggaatcttaatcatttctcctttaAAGATTCCAACAAAGTTTAAGTATAAGATCAGTGGGACATGCTCtaataatgaagccgagtacgaggctttaattgCAGGTCTAAAGATCCTTTTAgacttgggggcaaaacatgttaaaatcagaggagaCTCTGAATTAGTAATAAAACAATTGGCAAAAGAAtacaaatgcattcaagaacatttgatgaaatactttgtcattGCCTTCTCGTTACTGAAACGATTCGATTCATGTGATATTCAACACTTGCCTCGGATCGAgaaccaagaagcaaatgacttagcccaaattgcttctggCTATAAGGTAACAAGGGAAAAATTGGATGAgatagttgaaattaaagaaaaactaatctcatgtgaGGTAATACCCCATCAGCTGGGGGCAAATGAGCCAAATGTCGAAATGGAGTCCGAAATGGCTGATGCACACTTTGATGAAGTAATGACTGAAGTCTTCGTGATTGACAATTTGGCTGACAAGGATTGgagacaacccattgttaaatacatagaaaatccaacaggtacagccgataggaaggttaagtatagggccttgaattacacaatcatgggaaatgaGCTATTTAAGAAGACTCCTGAAGGGGTTTTGTTGAAGTGCCTAAATGAAAATGAAGCGTATGTAGCAGTTTCAAATGCCCATAGTGGAGCCTGTGGTgcccatcaagcaggccacaaaatgaaatggcttttgtttcgacaaGGTTTGTATTGGCCTTCGATGCTTAAGGATTGCATAGAATATGCAAAAGGctgtcaagagtgtcaaaaacacgcAGGGGTACAACACGTCCCTGCCAGTGAGTTGCATTCGAttatcaaaccttggccttttagaggctgggctttagatttaattggtgagattAGGCCTGCGTCATCCAAGAACCAACGTTATATACTAGTTGGGATCGactattttaccaaatggatagaggccgttgccctaacaaacgtggatcaggaaacagtgataaattttatccaagaccatattatttacaggtttgggcttcctgagacgatcactacagaccaaggaacagtgtttgttggtcgaaagatgcaagatttCGCTGAACAATCAGGTTTTAAACTGATGACCTCAACGCCTTAttatgctcaagcaaatggccaagttgaagcGGCCAACAAGGTCATAATTAGTCTAATTAAGAAACACGTTGCTcaaaagccaaagaattggcacaAGACCTTGGAccaagtcctatgggcatgtAGGAATTCTCCTAAAGAGTCAACAGGGTCAacaccttttcgactaacaTATGGTCACGATGCAGTGCTACCTGTCGAAATAATGATGCAGTCAATTCGAGTGCAAAGGCAGTGGGAACTACCCCCTGATCACTATGGGAACATAATGTTAGATGAATTAACAGACGCGGATTgaggaaaataacaaattttttcaACTTCCTGTGGTGACAAGTGTCCAAACCCCTTGATAGGTGGgaataaaaaacaagttttggagccaatccaaagttttgaatggcaacttaaacgataggagagataaatggaaaagaaagttATCCATTAGTACCTTCAAAAACGCCACTTCCTCTTTCGATAGACGCAGTCGAAAATGGCttttttggggggcaatttgttggatataaatttggtatttatcaattaaatataattggtgggtccaatatttatttggaggtgatattgtcaaaataaaactttcaaagttggcgTCGAGAGCCAACTAGGTCGAAGCCAAAAAGCGCTTCGGGAGATATGGATAACGCGTCCAATTTTGGTTTCGCCAGGAAGCTATCGAAAGCACGAAATCGAACCGATggagagttgggccaagcccaaagaaggaacaacgaacggcccaagaggtcttggcgcgcgctgaaggaatgaaagatgaaagtggagaacgtggtcgacgtggcaaatggaggagcgtccagatgatcgagaaacagttaccactttgtagtagtatttatagtagtttttcattcagaacaaaggtcacaaaattttatacaaacactctctctaaaattctaagtactcagcgatcgaacgaacggaattcagaggagaaatgtatgttttgtgaaccatctttatttgtaattgcttttcattcaatgcaatttgctTTCCAGTAATTTTCTCCAAGTTTAAATTCAGATACTTGctcgagaaactgctacttcgaggcgattcgaattagtttctcttgtatgctttaaaacattttaattcctaagtgtttgtttccttattaaaacgaacattcaaatAGTTTTCTTAaaacgaataaacacaaaattgtcctgagatttactagttgatctcgcgagtttaaatacttaaactagcggttgtttaccaaattctcACGTAAACAATCACCTTAATAGGAAAAAtgtaaatcaaaattaaattatagaaTGTAACATTAATAATTATTTCTACTTATGACAATATcgttgtacccaaaaaaatcaCAACAATGCCACAACCGGATACTTTttgaattttgtgtttttttattaagagtTCATTTCTAATATTCCTGTAGACCTAGTCAGAGTCAGTCATGTAAATAATACGATCTCACTTGTTAAAATTTTTGAATCCATCCATATAAGCACGTATATTATGCCAATAATATTATAagttcgaaaaaaaaaaattagaagttCAAAAGCAATTGTTAGTGGgatgaaaaataaaaccaatttatttaaaaagactaaaaattatttaactctTTATGATATATAGGACTATGCTTGTTCAAAAATATGTAGTACTATATATATGTGGCTGATTGATCCACACCCTATTtacttaaataaaataaaattgatgagCCACATGAAATTGATTTCATGCCCTGGTTTGTTTGTTCATGTCTTATAAAATAGATTAGCCTCCtgtttgtaaaaaaatgaaCGAGCCACATAAAATTGAGCTTCGACAGTCAATGACTTTTGATTTTTCAAAGTAAATGCAATTTACATTTTCCACAAGTACCATTCACCATGTCATTAAATGCAAATTGGGTAAAAATGCAAATATGAGAAACATACCGGAAAATCTGCAAAACAAAGATATAATTGTGATATGAATAGTGGATTTCACATGACTATTTTTCATTAGTGCCACATCAAGGTGTGCTACTTGCACACATCTTTCAAAAGGCAACCTAGCACACACCATTCATTTATCAATTTAATGGTTTAATTTATcgatacattcaaattattcaaaTGTACCGTAGAAACTCTGTCATTGCTTGGATTGGATGAGATCCTAATTGAATGGAGTATTAAGTATCGTAGTTTGGTGTTGCCATTTCGTGcatcaaagaaataaaataatattaattaataaacgtCATGCatcttaaccaaaaaaaataaacgtCATGCATTATGATGGCTGGCTGTCTTGTTTAGAAAAATGTTCGGTCGAGATcgttttatcttattttttgtcaaaacatcaattttttatgttcaaatttAACACCATATTGAGtccaaaaaaaagtttaaagccATAGGAGTATttatttgtccaaaaaaaaaaattatgttcaaaTTTAAACTGTCTTTCCTTACACAagtaatttgtttatttaattgaCTAATTtacattgattaaaaaaattacagattgttttgcaaaaaaaaaaaaaaacatacaaataaaaaaattatatttttatcaaaagagTTTTGTACAATTTTTCTTGTATTAAATATTTGTGTACTAATCTAGTAAGTACAATTCAAATAGCGGTCTAGATTcgaatttaaaatttcatacTTTTAACAAATTGGATATATTAGACTGTCTAATCTTATTTGGAATCAGTTATGATATAAATTGATTTAAGTTTTCTCCGTCCGTAGTTGAAGATCAAATCGTAGTTCTCCTTATAAAATTCAATATCAATCatcactgaatcaactaactaTCAGTAAAATAATATACTAAATGCTACACTAAATTAATCTTTTATCAACAAATTTAAATAACAATTCTTCACgaaatttttaataatcattaaattaaactaattaattttgtatCTTACCAAAGTTATGATCATATGGTAGTACGTAATATAATCACTTTCTCGTTTGTGTGGTGCTGACTTATTCAGGGACTATGAGTGAAGCAAGGACTTCTTTTATCCATTTTCAACCAATCAACcgtctttatttatttatgaaaccgtcttaatttttttttttacgcgtcttaattatttgtttagAGAAAAAGACATTTAGATGATATGCATGAGAATCTCTATTTGATTACGTGATATGACAATACTACAATAGAAattgtgaaaaataaattaaggatTAGAAACTATCCAggacctctatgattaggcgtgtcgcggtgtccgtcACGTGTTGGTGTCCGATACTCGTATGACACTCTTACGACACGTGTTGGATAGCTCATATCGGTGtcgaaaaaaaatcaatttgacCGGTGTCCGATGTAAGACATTTGTACGACACTGTcagacaagtgtcccaaaaaaaaataaaaattatttgcttATGATCTCCTTAGGCACCTATCAGACATAtttacaagagttaaagatgtgtcgaaacaacaatattgatcaatgagagattgaagacattacattttgatcccatattttttacattaatagTATCACGGTGTCTGTATTTGTATTGTGTCGCGATGTCCGTATCGGAAAACATTGGTTAAGCGAGAGATATCATATTAATCAAATAATCGTTTGAAcagttatatatatttgatgatAACATGTATGATATCTAAAACTTTATAAACACATCATCAGGTGGAAGGAAGAAGTCAATAATTACAGATAAATACTATAGTACTATTTGATTAATAATGCACTCACTTCTGAGATTATGACATATACTACTAAAACTATTGATTGAAGTCACAGCAACCACACAAACTCAAATTTCAGTACAATCTGTCCATTATTAATCacatcaatgttttaaaaattagaatAGAGATTActatcaaaaaaagaaattagacTAAAGATTGACAGGCTAGACCTCTGCAACATGGTTCAACTGTCATAAACCGCTCATACAAAAACGAAACTTCAATTGAAGGTGCAATCGATTGAACCGTCTGGTTTgattcggtttttaaaacactaaaTTATATAACATCACATGAAAATATTCAATGAATCATGAAAACATAGGGGCAGTTACTATAACATGTTTGAGTTGAGTGTTTGATATTTATTAGTTATTACAGTACATTGCTTTAAAGATATAACGGTTTCACATAAATATGGAGCTTTGCGGTTTCATTTACTTGTTCCAAAAGCAACCCTCTCTGTCTTCATCTTACTACTTTCCTTTACTCCCACTCCTCCACGTTTTGCCATTCTTTTtgttcttatatatataaataatctCATTGAATTAACACATAACAAAACACCAACGTTATATATCACACATACTAATGTTACAACTGCAACCAAGATTATGTTTTTAACTTCTAACTAGTCAATCATCTAATTCCATCTGggctttctttattttttctttttcaatttataGAATCTTGTTCTTGTTTTCTCTTTTGAACAATGTCTTCTTTTACACACCATAGAAGTATTGTCATCTTTAATCTTTTCCTTGCAGTACTTGTTGCAAATTCTAGCTTTTGCTTTTCTGATAAGGTATATGTTTTCAACaaagtattgttttttttttggtccttTTGATGTGTCTTAATTGCAAATATGGAATCTGAATTGAAAAACTGACAGGTTTATGTAGTGTATATGGGAAGCAAAAGTAGTGATCAAGATCCAGATGATATTCTGAATCATAATCATCAAATACTTGCAGAAGTTCATAGAGGAAGGTTAGAATTAAtgcttttattttcattttttatggtattaaccctctggttcccaaGGGAAGGGGGACTGATAATCAAAGTTCCTCTGCGACGTAATCCCACCAGGAATCAAACTCTCATTTTGAACATACCTTTTCCTATGCCATTTCAGATATgtgattttctatttttgtcttTAACAGTGTTGAACAAGCACaagcttcacatatttatagctACAAACATGGTTTCAAAGGCTTTGCGGCAAAGCTCACTGATGAACAGGCTTACCAAATTTCAAGTCAGTGAAATTTTCATCTTCCCTTAAGCTTCAATGTTTAAAGgatcatataatttatattatttgtttgtttttttggtttgaatATGACCAGAAATGCCGGGAGTGGTTTCTGTGTTCCCTAATTCTAAAAGAAAGTTGCATACTACTCATTCATGGGACTTCATGGGACTTTTAGATGATGAAACAATGGAGAATAAGGGTTACTCAaccaaaaaccaaacaaatgTCATTATTGGTCTCATTGATACTGGTGAGAAGTCTTACACTTACAGTAAGATGATGCTTTTTGATAACTTCCATGTTAACCATCTCTTCCTTCATCCTCACGTACAACTTGCACCTTTTCATATAAATCTCATGAAAACATTTATTAGTCAGTTTTCACAAGCATTTACACACTTTACTTGTTTTTTGAGTAACAGAAACTGTATCTTTATCTCCTTACTTTTATGAATGGCAGTTAAAGGAAAGTATGATGTTTTATATGACATCATTTTGGTAATCAAATTCTTGTTAAAACTTTAAAAGAACTCATTTTGGTAAATAAACCTTCTGCATAGagtaaaattgaattgaatatgaACATGTTTTATTCATCCACTGTTTTGCTTGTGATACAAACTGCATTTACTCTCCAATTGATCAAATTTAAAAGCTTGGAAATATCACACTGTAAAATAGTTGAGGCAATACATATTTTTACTTAGATTTTGCTAATAAATGGGAAGATTAGTGGGTTTTAATGATAACACTAATCACTATTTACACAGGAATTTGGCCTGAATCACCGAGTTTTAGAGACACTGACATGCCACCGGTGCCGCGTGGATGGAAAGGCCATTGTCAAAATGGAGAAGCTTTCAATGCTTCATCTTGCAACAGGTTTCTGATTGAATCACATGCtcataatttttgtaaaatttgtctTCACATGCATTATTATGTTCAAGTTGGGCCATCTTCATTATTGGTTAATCATTGATGGAATTATATAGGAAAGTAATTGGAGCAAGATACTATATGAGTGGATATGAAGCAGAAGAAGGATCAGACAAAAAAGTCTCTTTCAGATCTCCAAGAGACAGCTCTGGTCATGGAAGTCATACAGCATCCACAGCAGCAGGACGATACGTGGCAGACATGAATTATAAGGGGTTGGCATCAGGAAAAGCAAGGGGAGGTGCACCTATGGCTAGAATTGCTGTTTACAAAACATGTTGGGATTCTGGTTGCTATGATGTGGATTTGTTAGCTGCCTTTGATGATGCCATAAGAGACGGTGTTCACATTATATCTTTATCTCTTGGTCCTGAAGCTCCTCAAGGTGACTATTTCAATGATGCCATATCCGTGGGATCTTTCCATGCTGCTAGACATGGAGTGCTTGTAGTAGCATCATCTGGAAATGATGGAACTGTTGGCTCTGCAACAAACCTTGCACCATGGATTATCACCGTTGCTGCTAGCTCAACAGATAGGGATTTCACCTCTGATATTCTGTTAGGAAATGGTGTTCACATCACGGTAAACCTGATTTCTTATTGTCGGTAACTTGGTATGTTTACTGCACAATTAATTAGTTCTCTGTAACTGCATCAGGGTGAGAGTCTCAGTCTATTCGAAACGAATGCATCCAGAAGAATAATTCCTGCATCTGAAGCCTTTGCGGGATATTTTACTCCTTATCAATCCAGGTGAAGCACAAGGTACTTAAAAGCTAGAGCTGTTAAATATCAATGCAAATGGATAgcttttaaagttaaaaatgGTTTCCTCTTTTCTATATTTCTGCAGTTACTGTTTAGATAGCTCACTAAACAAGACCAAGACCAAAGGGAAGATTTTGGTGTGTAGACATGATGAGGGTTCAATGGCATCAAAATTGGAAAAAAGTAAGGTAGTGAAAGAGGCGGGTGGAGTTGGGATGGTACTCATTGATGAAACAGATCAAGGTGTTGCCATTCCATTTGTGATACCTTCGGCTATTGTTCAAAGGAAAACAGGAGAACAGATTCTATCCTATATCAATAGCACACGGTTTGTtgttttatatttgataaaatagaCACATTTTAAATCATCTATTTCCACTCTCtaacaatatattataaatcatCTATTTCCACTCTCTAACAATATATTATACAATGTTGAATAGCATCCCTATGTCAAGGATTTCCGGGGCCAAGACAGTAGTAGGAGTTCAGCCTGCACCGCGTGCAGCAGCATTTTCTTCCAAAGGCCCCAATTCCTTAACCCCGGAAATTTTGAAGGTTATATTCTCATCAATATGCCAATGAGTTCATAAAATTCCTTATTTTTTCCCAACTTAGCCCTTGTTGATTTCTGGTTGTACTATTATGTAGCCTGATATTTTAGCTCCAGGGTTAAACATCCTAGCAGCATGGTCTCCAGCAGCAGCTGGAAACATGAAGTTCAATATTCTATCAGGAACTTCTATGTCTTGTCCTCATGTTACTGGAATTGCAGCCTTTATTAAAGCCGTGCATCCTTCATGGTCTCCATCTGCTATCAAATCTGCCATCATGACTACTGGTATTACAGACCTATATAACTATCTAGCTCCTATAATATTCAAAGTGTTATATGTTGAGATTCTTCTTGatcaaacattaaaataaatgttcataCTAGATTAAATTTGGTCTTTCATTTAGTGACTGAAAATCTAGATACTGAGAGCACCGATGAAAGTTCATTCATTGCATACATCCTACAGTGCATAATACTCACTAGTCGCTGTCTATTTTCAAGGAACTAATCATAAATTCAATATGCAGCAACAATTCTGGATAAGCACAATGAACCGATTAGAGTGGATCCTGATAGAGGAAGGGCTAATGCATTTGATTATGGAGCAGGGTTTGTGAACCCTGCAAGAGCACTGGAGCCTGGTCTTGTATATGATTCACAGCCAGAAGATTTTGTTGCATTCTTGTGTTCAATTGGATATGATGAGAAGTCACTCCATCTCGTTACAAGAGACAACAGCACATGTGATGGGGCATTCAAAACACCATCTGACCTCAACTATCCATCTATTGCAGTTCCCAATCTTGAAGACAACTTTTCAGCAACTCGAGTTGTGACTAATGTTGGAACAGCTAGAAGTGTATATGAAGCTGAAGTGTTGTCTCCAGCTGGAGTTAATGTTACTGTTGTGCCAAACCGGTTAGTATTCACAAGAACAGGACAGAAAATCAAGTTTACTGTAAATTTCAAAGTGATCTCTCCCTTAAAGGGATATGCATTTGGGTTCTTAACATGGAGGAACAGAATATCACAGGTCACCAGTCCTTTAGTTGTTAAGGTTGCAACAGCTAGCCTTGGGTTGGTCAGATAACAACAATTGTACATATGTACATATTAGCTTAGGAGCTGAGATCCTCATGGTCACTATAAGAACAAACAGTCATACTAAAGTCCTACGGGAATCTAGATGATCGCTGCCAAACTTGAGTTGCAGCTATATGTTTGGGGAAGCAAGCAATTCCAAGCACAGAATTCAAAGAAATGATATCTTAATTCTTGATGCCTTCAACTTACTATATCACACTATTTGTCAGATGTTACAAGAGAGAACTTTGTGATATACTAGTAGAATGGTAGCCGTAGGTTAGTCAATAATAGCCATGTATACTACTTGTGTCTGTAAACTGTAAAAGCCTTGTATAGTAGTGTCTCGGAGCTGGAAAGTTAAAATAGTTTGGTCATTATTTTAAGATTTTACCTCTTAAAGAAAGTATGTAGTTATGGGAAAAATTATTTAGAAATAAAAAGGATATGAACATGTTTTGCTTGTCAAAATACTAGTTAATCAACAAAGCTAATTAGCTAACATATTTCACATTCTGATTCTCTcaaccaattaaaaaaaattgattcccACATTCCCTATCACTTTCAATACATTAATCACCAGTACTCACTTGCTATTGTTTAGGGGTTTTCATATTATttatacatttaataatttctgaCTCATGCATGGGTGCAAACGATAGTTTGAACGACTTTTAACGACTTCATTTATACATTATTGAAAAACTGATATTAAACTCTTCTAAGGACTTCGGCAAAGCGGGGGGAAAATTAAGGGCAATCATGATGAAATCAGAAATTCAGACCTGATTGTTGGAAGGCCAACAAGTACCGGCAGATATCCTAGTTCGTCCAATATCAGTAAGAATGTAAGATGCTGAAGCCACAGTGAGGCACACCTCAATTAAATAGCTGCAGGAGGGTCAAATATAGTAAAATTCTGTGCATATcagaaaaaacaaaatgcaaCAACTTTTATGAGTGACATTGGTCACACTCTTATTCCAGAGCCAATTTTCAGAGTCATCTTTGTTCTCTAGCCGTCCAATGACAGCATGCTGCTGCTTTCTACCGCAGCTATGTTGTTAATCTCGGATAG
It contains:
- the LOC123907445 gene encoding subtilisin-like serine-protease S isoform X1 gives rise to the protein MSSFTHHRSIVIFNLFLAVLVANSSFCFSDKVYVVYMGSKSSDQDPDDILNHNHQILAEVHRGSVEQAQASHIYSYKHGFKGFAAKLTDEQAYQISKMPGVVSVFPNSKRKLHTTHSWDFMGLLDDETMENKGYSTKNQTNVIIGLIDTGIWPESPSFRDTDMPPVPRGWKGHCQNGEAFNASSCNRKVIGARYYMSGYEAEEGSDKKVSFRSPRDSSGHGSHTASTAAGRYVADMNYKGLASGKARGGAPMARIAVYKTCWDSGCYDVDLLAAFDDAIRDGVHIISLSLGPEAPQGDYFNDAISVGSFHAARHGVLVVASSGNDGTVGSATNLAPWIITVAASSTDRDFTSDILLGNGVHITGESLSLFETNASRRIIPASEAFAGYFTPYQSSYCLDSSLNKTKTKGKILVCRHDEGSMASKLEKSKVVKEAGGVGMVLIDETDQGVAIPFVIPSAIVQRKTGEQILSYINSTRIPMSRISGAKTVVGVQPAPRAAAFSSKGPNSLTPEILKPDILAPGLNILAAWSPAAAGNMKFNILSGTSMSCPHVTGIAAFIKAVHPSWSPSAIKSAIMTTATILDKHNEPIRVDPDRGRANAFDYGAGFVNPARALEPGLVYDSQPEDFVAFLCSIGYDEKSLHLVTRDNSTCDGAFKTPSDLNYPSIAVPNLEDNFSATRVVTNVGTARSVYEAEVLSPAGVNVTVVPNRLVFTRTGQKIKFTVNFKVISPLKGYAFGFLTWRNRISQVTSPLVVKVATASLGLVR
- the LOC123907445 gene encoding subtilisin-like serine-protease S isoform X2; translation: MGSKSSDQDPDDILNHNHQILAEVHRGSVEQAQASHIYSYKHGFKGFAAKLTDEQAYQISKMPGVVSVFPNSKRKLHTTHSWDFMGLLDDETMENKGYSTKNQTNVIIGLIDTGIWPESPSFRDTDMPPVPRGWKGHCQNGEAFNASSCNRKVIGARYYMSGYEAEEGSDKKVSFRSPRDSSGHGSHTASTAAGRYVADMNYKGLASGKARGGAPMARIAVYKTCWDSGCYDVDLLAAFDDAIRDGVHIISLSLGPEAPQGDYFNDAISVGSFHAARHGVLVVASSGNDGTVGSATNLAPWIITVAASSTDRDFTSDILLGNGVHITGESLSLFETNASRRIIPASEAFAGYFTPYQSSYCLDSSLNKTKTKGKILVCRHDEGSMASKLEKSKVVKEAGGVGMVLIDETDQGVAIPFVIPSAIVQRKTGEQILSYINSTRIPMSRISGAKTVVGVQPAPRAAAFSSKGPNSLTPEILKPDILAPGLNILAAWSPAAAGNMKFNILSGTSMSCPHVTGIAAFIKAVHPSWSPSAIKSAIMTTATILDKHNEPIRVDPDRGRANAFDYGAGFVNPARALEPGLVYDSQPEDFVAFLCSIGYDEKSLHLVTRDNSTCDGAFKTPSDLNYPSIAVPNLEDNFSATRVVTNVGTARSVYEAEVLSPAGVNVTVVPNRLVFTRTGQKIKFTVNFKVISPLKGYAFGFLTWRNRISQVTSPLVVKVATASLGLVR